One Candidatus Nitronauta litoralis genomic window, TCCGCTGATGATGGCACGGATCAGGAAAAACGGTGAAGCCAGAAGCATGACCGTGGTGATGATGGTATGATACAAAACGTCCATTGCCGGATTATAACCCACTTGACCGAATCTGTCGGTTTCCCTCCTCGACTGTTTGACTTCCGGGTGCCATGAGCCTCGAATCCCTTTTTCATCAGGTCACTTCCCCAAAGCGCTCTTTTTACCTGGCTCCCATGTATTGGATCTTGTGCTGGGTGTCCTGGGCATATGCCCTCGTCCAGAAAATCAGAGCCAGGTGTTATGCACGCGGCCTGATGCCTTCCAAAAAATTGAATGTCCCTGTCGTCAGCGTGGGAAACCTCACCCTGGGCGGTACCGGTAAAACCCCAACCGTGTTGTGGCTGGCGGGGGTGCTGGAAAAGATGGGCCGGAAACCGGCGATATTGAGCCGGGGCTATGGCGGGGAAGCCCAGGACAATATAAATGTTGTATCAGATGGGAAATCACTTCTGCTCGATCCCGCAAGCGGAGGGGATGAGCCGGTGATGCTGGCGCGTCGTTTATTAACGGTGCCGGTGCTTTCCGGGCGCAGACGTCACCCGCTGGGTGTTCATGCCGAGCAGGAGTTTGGCGCCAATGTGATGATCCTCGACGACGGGTATCAGCATCTGGCGCTCCAACGCGATCTCAATATCCTGTTGATAGACCATCGTTCACCCCTGGGTAACGGGCAAGTGTTTCCAGCCGGGATGCTTAGAGAACCCTATGGTGATGCAGCGCATCGTGCGGATGCGGTGATCGTCACCCGTAGTCGCGAAGGAGAGCCCGACCTGGATGTGAAGAAGTTGCTGGGCATTGACCGGCCCGTAATGAAAACGCGCATGGTGCCGGGTCGGTTGGTGAACCTTGAAGACGGCGAGGCAATTGACTGGCCAGGGTTTCAAAACAAAAGTGTGGCTGCGTTTTGCGGCATAGCGCAGCCTCAGGATTTTTTCGAGACATTAATCGGGGCGGGGATTGAAGTCGTCGTAAAGCAGGAGTTTCCAGATCATTTTGACTATCAGGGGCCGTATCTGGATGAACTGATGGAGGCGGCACAATCGAAAGGGGCGGCGGCTGTGCTCACCACGGAAAAAGATGCGGTCAAACTTGAAGGTAGAACGTTTCCTCTACCGGTCTGGTACATGGAGATGCGAATCGAGTTTGTAGAGGGTGAAGAGGAGTTGCTGGAATTGATAAAGGGGCTGGTGCATGGCTAACGAAGACCTTTTACCTAAATGACTGAAAAATAGAAAGCGGATTTAATATTCCCCCTTCCACGAAGGGGGAAGGCGGAGCCAGGGGGATTGTTGCGCATAGTCAGCTTGTCGATGCTGTTTTTGGAAAGGAGATATTATTGCCGGGTCAATCAAAAAATCAGGAGTCACACAAGCCCACTTGTTTAAGGAGACCTTTGCAATTCCCAAAAATCAGAGGCCGGAAATTTGGTGGTCCCCCTTCGACAGGCTCAGGGTGACAATTTTGATATTGCCCTGACATTCTGATGAGCCTTCAGGTGAAGAAGAACCTCGCCTTGGACTTTGATTTCAGGGTTAGGCAAAGGTTTCCCTTTGAAGAAAGCCGTTTCATATGAAAAAAATGACTCACCGCCTCCGTCATTGCGAACAAAGTGAAGCAATCCAGAAATTTTTAGAAAATGAATTAATGAAAAAGTCCCCCAGCCACCTTAGGAGTAGGGGGAGCAATACCTCCAAACCTTTATTTTCAGTGATGATCTTTTCATTATGAAAGAACTGGCGCTCAACATTCTGGTGCCGTCCCTTTATCCACTGGGTCTCGCAGTGCTGTGGTTGGGGCCATTGCATTTTGGTTTTGGTCACGATGCAATAGTCATTGTTGGATTAGTGTCGGGCTTAAGCGGGATCATCATCTGGATCACGTCGATGCTGCATCTTGGGAAATCCTTTGCCGTGCTCCCGGGAAGCAATCAACTGGTGAAGCGGGGTATCTATAGCAGGTTGCGCCACCCGATTTACCTCGGTATCAATATGACGTTTCTTGGCATGACCCTGTGTGCTGGTTCAAGCTGGGGGTTGGCCTATGTGGTGGGAATTATATTACCCTTGAACTTTATTCGTGCCCGCCTGGAAGATCGTGCCCTCGAGACCCGGTTTGGTGACTCGTATAATGAGTGGAAAAAAACGACATGGTTCTAGTTCTTTCTGAAAAAAATGGTTAAAGAATGAAAGTTTTGTTGGCAGTTCTAACCTTTTGTCTGTTTGTGGCTAGTTGTTCGGTCACTATGGCTAACGATGAACAATCGTTTCAAAAGCTACCCAATTGGCGAAAACCCGAAATTTCTAATCTCAATAATAAAGAAAAGTCAGATCAACTATTAGGAATATCGGTTTCTTTTGATGATTCCCTGGAAAGTTCATATCAACCCCGGGCCTGGCTTGGGGTTTCCATTGGTCCTGCCTCGTCGGCCACAGACCCCGATTTGTTCGCACTAAAGGTATTGAAAGTGTTTCCTCAATCTCCAGCCGAGCAAGCTGGTTTCCAAACAGGTGACCTTATTGTCGGCTTGCAGGGAGAAAAACTAAGCAAGGGCAGTTTCGATTCCCTGTCACATCAATTCAGAAAGCAAATTTCAGAGGTGAAGGTTGGGGGTTCTGTTCGTCTTCAGGTTGAGCGAAATAAAAAACCTTTTTCTCTAAAGATCCAACTTGAGGCAAGGCCAGAAATCAGGACCGCATTGGACTCTAAAGTAAAAGAAGCTAATTCGGTTGATAAGGAGGGCAAATCTCTATTGAGTCATCTGCTGAATTCTTCAGGAAAGCTGTCGGAGTTTAATAAAAACTTAAGAGCTTTTGGCCAGAGGGCGGACGAGGTGGTCAGCACTGCGGTCAAAGGGGAAACATTCAATCCGTTTCGTTTAAATCTCATCACTTCCCTGATTCACCGCCCGTTGGCGTTGCCTGCCGTCGGGGACTCCTTGATTGGCGATCTCTATTCGGCATGGCAAGAGAACCAGCTCAATCTCTCTCACCTGATTGAACAGGGTTCTGAATCCCTCGACTACACATTGCCTGCTGAGAACACCATTTCAGAAAATTCACCCCAAACGTTCACTCAATACCTTGACCGCCTTGTAAAAAAACTGACCGATGTCCAAAAGCGTTACCGGAAAGTGATCGGAAACCTCAGTCCGAATGAAATCACTCGACTGGAAAACTGGTTTCAAAAGTGGATGGCCTCGCTCGACCGCGAGGAGGAAGAACTTACGCCGAAGCAAAAAGAAAAATCAGAAACCCTGACGCTTGATTTGCTGGCGATAGCTTTAAAAGTCGATGTGCAGGGCATTCTGGCACTCGCACAGGAACTGGCAGAGGTTCTTGATATTCCCCGAATCCAGAAACTCGCGAACACCCGTTCCCAAACCATCCATTACCCGGAAGGGTGGACCGCAGATCCACAAAAAGATCGGACCTTGTTCCATACTCCGGCGGGTCTGGTGGTTATCGGCAATGAAGGTTCCAATGTTTACCGCGATGACGCAGTCCTGATCCTCGATCTCGGTGGGAATGACATTTATCGCAACCATGCCGGTGGGGCGCGACCCGGCCTTCCCTTCTCTATTGTGATCGACCTGGCTGGAAATGACCGCTATTTATCCGATGAATCGTTCTCACAGGGCGCAGGGTTCCTCGGTGTCGGATTCCTGATCGATCTTGAAGGCGATGATTTTTATCAAGCCGGTGCCCTGGCCCAGGGCAATGGAATATTTGGTTCCGGATTGCTGGTCGACCTTGAGGGGCGCGACCATTACCGCTGTCAGGCATTCTGCCAGGCATCGGCAGCGTGGGGGATCGGCATGCTGATAGATGAAAAAGGTTACGACGCTTATTCTACAGACCTTTACGCGCAAGGGTTTGGGTTCGTCAAAGGTTTCGGCGCCTTGCTGGATCGTGCGGGTAACGATCATTATTTTGCTGGGGGACGGGTGAAAGACTTCCGCCAGCCTGACAAGGCAACGCAATCCATGGCTCAGGGGTTTGGTTTGGGGCTTCGACCCTGGGAATCGGTCGCAGGTGCTTCGGGAGGAATTGGAATATTGTCCGATGCCGGAGGTAACGATGTCTATGCCGCCGATTACTTTGCTCAGGGCTCGAGTTACTGGCTGGCATTGGGTATTCTGCACGATGCGTCGGGCCACGATCAATACATTGCGGGTCGTTATGCTCAGGGAGCCGGGGTTCATTATTCACTGGGCTTGCTGACGGATAATGAAGGTGATGACCAATACAGTGCCCACTTCGGTGTTTCACAGGGATGCGGTCACGATTTCGCGGCAGGGTTTTTGATGGACTATGAAGGAGACGATCGTTACCTCAGTGGAGTGTTGGCTCAGGGTGTGGGCAATGCCAACGGACTCGGTATGCTGGTAGACACCGGTGGTCGCGATGAATATTTTGTAAAATCGGAAGGACAGGGTCGCGGGCATTTCGAACCTCTGCGCGAAATGGGCAGTTTTGGTTTTTTGATCGATACAGGCGGAGGGGAGGATCAATACAGTGCAGGTGCCGTAAATGATCAGTCGGTGGTCAACAATAAATTTGGTTTTACAGCGGATATCAACTGACATCTCAGGATTAGCAAAAAAATGAAACGCATTTTGTTCGGGCAGCTAGTGACTATGGCGGAGGAACCGGACGCTCCTCCCCTTGAAAACGGAGAGCTGTTAATTGATGGTGAAAATATTGTGGCCATCAACTCACAGCCTTCCGAAAGCTTTTCAGGTGAGACCATTGATTTATCCGACAGCCTCATCCTGCCCGGATTTGTAAACGCGCATTGCCATTTGTCGCTCTCCGGACTGAAAGGAAAAATTCCCCAAGGTTTGAAATTCGTCAACTGGATCAGACAGGTTGTGAAGTTAAACACTGCACTTCCTTTTACCGAGCGCGCCAGAGAAATGCAGATAGCTGCGCAGGAGATGCTGGCATCAGGGGTCACCACTTTGGTTGACTATTTTTCCCATCCTGAACTACTGCCCGAATACGCACAACTTCCTTTTCGGCAGGTTTTGCTTTACGAGGTGCTGGGGTTTCAAAAGAGCAAGGCAGAGGAGAACGTGCGTCGAGTCGAATCCCTGTTAAAAGAACACACCGGACATGATGGAAAAATCCAATTGGGTCTGGCTCCACATGCACCTTATTCGGTGGCACCGGAGTTGTATGAAAAGTTGATTGAACTGGCTGAAAAATACCAGTGTCTCTGGTCATGCCACGTGGCAGAAGTAGCGGAGGAGCAGGAGTTTTTGGAAACTGGAAAAGGTCCGTTTCGCGATTTACTTGAGGAACGTGGGGTCTGGGAAGAAACCTGGAACCCTCCGGGTGTTTCCCCGGTGAAGTATCTGGATGAGATGGATGTCCTTGAAAATATGCAGGCGGTCCACCTTAATAAAATGGATGAACAGGATATTCATTTGCTGAAAAGAAATAATGCCAGTGCTGTGTTTTGCCCTGGCTCCACACGCTGGTTCGGGCGCGCGCGATACATTCCGGTGCGCGAACTGCTGGATGCCGGGATTCCGGTTGGGCTGGGCACGGATTCTTATGCCAGCAATGATGGATTGAATTTTTTAAGAGAGATCCGGTTGGCGGGTGCGATGCTGCCAGATGTTTCGCGGGCAGAAATTTTATGGATGGCAACAGTGGGTGGTGCGTTGGCCTCCGGAATATCAGGAGGGGAACTGGTGATGGGTGCCCGGGCCGATTTGATTGTTTTTCGGTTAAAGAATAAGTCCAGGATTTGGTGGGATACCATTTTTGATCAGATCGGCGAGGGCCCTGATAGAGTATTTATGGCCGGAAGCGCATAAGTCCGTATTTGGGTTTCTCTTGTTAACCATTTAATTTAATTGACGTAGTTTGGATATTGGGAATAAATATTTTTTGATATTGACGTGCTGATATACCTCCCTTAGCCTGATCTTATTGGAAAAAAGGCAAAAAAAAATTTAAATAAGTTCGGTGGTTGAGTATGACGGATCCCCAGACCATTTTGATTGTTGATGATGAAAAGCAGAATGTAAAATTATTGAATGCGTTTTTGCGTCCAATGGGATACCGATTGTTGATTGCAAATAATGGTCGGGAAGCGATCGATGTAGTCAAACATGAGGATATTGATTTAATCATCCTTGATATAAATATGCCGGTACTATCCGGAATCGAAGTATGTAAAATTCTTAAAAATGACCCTAAATACCAACTCATTCCAATCATTCTGGTTTCGGCGCTCAATGGTCAGGAAGTAAGGATTGAAGGTATTGATGTGGGGGCCATTGAGTTTATTTCCAAACCAGTAGACCTCAAAGAATTAGAAGTGAGAGTAAAAAGTTCGTTAAAATTAAAAAAATTAACGGACCATCTGGAGTCTGCTGAGGAGGTATTGATTGCGCTGGCAGCGGCAGTTGCGGCCCGTGACGACTACACCGGGGAGCATGTCGATCGGGTAACGGCAACTGCCTTGGCCATTGGAAAAAGCATGAACCTGAGTCCTGAAGATTTGGAAGGCCTCAGAAAGGGGGCACGGCTTCATGATGTGGGTAAAATTGGGATCCCCGACAAAATTCTGTTAAAGCCGGGAAAACTTGATGATGAAGAGTTTAATACAATCAAACAGCACTCCAGGATCGGGTATGATTTGTGCCGGGGACTCAAAACTATTGGCAAGGGACTGGATTTGGTATTAATGCATCATGAAAAACTCGATGGCAGTGGATACCCTCGGGGTTTACTTGGTAAGGACATTTGTCTTCCCGTAAGAATTTTAACTGTGGCTGATATTTTTGATGCGCTCACTTCAACTCGGGCTTACCGGAACAGCCTGAGCCTGGAGCAATCTTTTGAAATATTATTCAAACAGGTTGAGGAAAATAAAATCGACGGAGATGTTTTCGGAACATTGAGATCACTTTGTGAAAAGGGCGCAGAATTCTGCCTGGCAAGTTAAAATAGGCTCAATATTCTTTTAATTGAAACCCGAATCCTAAGAAGACCCCATTATTTGTATAAAAGTTTTCAGGACGCCAGGTTCAAACTGCCCCTTTAAATCGTTCACCATAATATTGAGAGTTTCAAAAGGGCTGTAGTTTTTCGGCCGATAGGTACGGGGATTCCTCAACGTATCAAACGAGTCGGCAATTTTACAAATCCTGGCAAGCGGGGAGATCTGTTTTCCCACAAGTTTTTTGGGGTAGCCGCTTCCATCCCAGCTTTCGTGGTGCTGCTCCACAATATCCAATACCGAATCCGGGTACCTGTTTAATTTAGCCAGCAATTTCTTTCCTTCAATAGGATGGTTTTTTAAATGCAACACGTCCTCTTGATTCAGGTTTTTGTTGGCAGACAGGCTCGGCAGAACTCCAAAGTCGTGGTACAAACCCTCTTTTGAGATCACCTCTTTTGGAACCGAGAACAATCCAATATCGTGAAACAAGGCACCGATTCCCAGCGAGTGGAGTTCAGTAGGTTTCAGTCCCACGTGGGTTCCATAGGCCAGACTGTAGAAAGCGACATTTACGCTGTGCGTGTAGGAGGTGATGTCGTTGGCCACTTGCTTGGCCATTGTTTCAAATTTGACATCCGATTCGGAAAAAAGGCCTCGCATCGTAGTCACCACCACATTAGCGGTGTCCCCCATAATTTTCGAAGGGCCCTCCTCGTAAATGTCCCCAACAAGTTCCCGGGCCGCTAAAAATAGTTTTTTGGTTGCCATTTTGCGCGAGATCAGATTTTTCTGGGAAAGGACTTTTAAATGTTGTGACATTTGTTTGAAATAGGCATTGCGGTCGTCAACATGGATATAAATTTTTTGTTCCAGGCACCCGGTGCTTAGCAGCATTTTGATTTTATTCTGGTGCTGTTTGGAATGATCCGCGAACAGGACAAACTTTTCCCCACCCCCTAGCTTTTCCTTCACATAGATAGAAAAAGCCTGATTGTCTTTCCTGTTGAGGAATTCCTTGTCGATCAAACGAAAAGATGATTTCTTCTTCATTACATTTGGCAAATAATATGGGTTAAGTAAAAGCCGCTAAAAAAGGTTCGAGTCGTTTCTAAATTTAAAAGCAACTCCGGGGCCAACTCCAATCCTCATTTTATCCCACAAAAAAGGGTGTTTAGCATTAAGAAGGAAAAAATAACCTTCCTGAAAATCAAAAAAACAACGAAATTGTTGAAGATGGAAAATTCCCTTTTGCAATATTATGTCAGGGGTGTTTTTGTAGTGGGAAGTATTTTTTGGCCCTATTCCCTAAAAGGCGGCTTTTCCTGGCGGGGCGGTTGGTAAATTCTCGCCTGGTTTCTATAATAGTATTGAGGGCTTGCCATAAAGATGATACAATAATTGTTTCTTTAGGGGAGTATTGTTCAAAACCGACCGGGTTTTTAAAAAGTCCACATTTTCCATTGACATTGATCAAAATGCGCCTATATAATGGCGGTTTTTCGGTAACCCAAGACGACCGACTTTTCAGCCGGTTCTGGCTTGTTTTTTAAGGTTTTTTGCCGGGGCGCGGTGAGGGGTCGGGGCTTGTTTTTTTGTGGTCTAGCCTCCCAGGTCTGAAGTTTTCTCCCTATAAAAGAGGAATAACCATAAGACGGTTGTGCTGAAGACAGGTGGTTGCCTCCGAATTATTGCGGGGAGATTCCCGAGCGGCCAAAGGGGACAGACTGTAAATCTGTTGGTTCTGCCTTCGGAGGTTCGAATCCTCCTCTCCCCATTTTGATTTCAGGGTGCTTTTTAATTCTCCCTTTGTCAGATTGGATTGTTTTGGACTCTTTGGTTTTAAAGGGTTGGTCGGGCAAGTGGGTTGGTTTAGATAGTGCTGAGAAAGAAGGGTTAGGCGGGAATAGCTCAGTTGGCTAGAGCGTCAGCCTTCCAAGCTGAGGGTCGCGGGTTCGAGTCCCGTTTCCCGCTCCAGTTTTTTTTTGTGGGGCGGACCTGGATGGTCGGCGGGATAAAGAGTTGAGGTTTTTTTTTGGCTCTCCATAAAGGTGTGCGGTGGCATCTTGAAAAAGGGAAAATGCCCACGTAGCTCAGGGGTGGAGCACTTCCTTGGTAAGGAAGAGGCCATCGGTTCAAATCCGATCGTGGGCTCCAGATAACTTAAGTTTAAGACAGGGCGGCGGTAGGCTAGGGGTGGCTATCGGCGGCATTCGGCAAGAGATAAGAGGGAAAAAATATGAGAGATATCATTCAATTGGCCTGCGGTGAATGTAAACGCCGCAATTACTCCACGACGAAAAATAAAAAGAAAACCACGTCGCGGCTGGAATTTAGTAAGTTTTGTCGTTTTTGTCGGAAGCACACCCCTCATAAAGAAACGAAGTGATCCGGTTTGACCGGTTTTGGGCGGGTCTTTGGTCCAGTGGGTCTGTCTTTTGGTGATCTGCCATTGTTTGTTCGGGGAATTGAATAGGCCAGTAGCTCGAACTGGTAGAGCGCCGGTCTCCAAAACCGGATGTTGGGGGTTCGAATCCCTCCTGGCCTGTATTTTTTTAGGCAGCTCAGGGTTTGTGGGCTGCAGGCCCTCGGTGTTTAGGGGGTTGGTTGGGGATTTTCTCCAGAAAAGTTACGGGGTGTAGATGTTTGGCAAGGCAATTGAATTTTTGACTGGGGTCAGGCAGGAGGTCAAGCGGGTGACTTGGCCCTCTCGTCGTGAAGCTCTTGGTGGAACAGGGGTGGTTTTGTTTGTTGTCTTTCTGTTCTCGGTGTTTCTTGGAATTGTGGACACCATATTGGGGAAAATAATTGAGTCTCTCATCGCAGGTTGAAGTGCCCGGTACCGGGATGGAATGGTATGTGATTCATACCTATTCCGGGTATGAGAACAAGGTAAAGGCCAGTCTCGAGGAGCGGTTTGCGCACTCCGGTGTGCGTGAAAAGCTGGGGCAGGTTGTGATTCCCACTGAAGAGGTGATCGAGATCCGCGGTGGGAAAAAGAAGATCACCTCCCGGAAGTTTTTCCCGGGATATGTTCTGATTCAAGTCGATATGGATCAGGATATCTGGTACCTGATTAAAAATACTCCGAAAGTCACCGGGTTTCCCGGCGGTGCGCAGCCCGTGCCTTTGACCGAGGAGGAAGTGAAAAGTGTTCTCGAGCAGATGGCGGGCGAATCGACACGGCCGAAGCCGAAATTTTCGTTTGAGAAGGGTGAAAGTGTGCGGGTGATTGAGGGTCCGTTCATGAACTTCAATGGTGTGGTTGAGGAAGTTCATCCGGAAAAAGGCAAGGTCAAGGTCATGGTATCGATTTTTGGTCGGGCCACACCTGTGGAATTGGAGTTCCCGCAAGTCGAAAAGGTTTAGGGTCTGGCGTCCTTTGTTTGGGGCTGTCGATTGATGGATTAGGGTTTTTGGATAAACAGAAGACTTTGGGGTAGCTCAAAGTGTTTTTCGTTGCCGTCTCCGATGTGAGCGGCCTTACAGGAATTTAAATGGCGACCAAAAAGAAAATAACATCACTGATTAAATTACAGATTCCAGGTGGGCAGGCTAATCCTTCTCCTCCTGTTGGTCCCGCGCTCGGTCAGGCCGGGGTCAATATCATGGATTTCTGTAAGGCGTTTAATGCGGCAACCCAGGCGGATACCGGGACCTTGATTCCGGTGGTTATTACGGTTTATGAGGACCGTTCCTTCAGTTTCATAACCAAGCAGCCGCCGGCAAGTGCGCTGATCAAGCAGGCCGCAGGTATTGCCAAGGGATCCTCCAATCCAAGTCGTGAGTCGGTGGGGGAGCTCACCCGTGATCAGGTGAAGCAGATTGCTGAAAAGAAAATGCCCGACTTGAACGCCTATGATGTTGAAGGGGCGATGAAGATTATTGAGGGTTCAGCCAACAGTATGGGAATCAAGGTTAAGGATTAAGGGAGAGAAGGAAGTTTATGGCTAAATACTCGAAAAGTTATCGCGCCGCCTCAGAGAAAGTGGACCGCGACAAGCGTTACGAGCTTGCAGAAGCTCTCACTCTTTGTAAAGAGGGGGTTAAAACCAAGTACGACCAGTCGGTTGATGTTGCGGTGCGTTTGGGGGTTGATCCTCGCAAGGCTGATCAAAACATTCGCGGCAGCGTTGTGCTTCCCAAAGGGACTGGAAAAACTTTCCGTATCCTGGTGTTTGCAAAGGGTGAAAAGGAAATCGAAGCTAAAAATGCAGGCGTGGATTTTGTCGGCGGTGAAGATCTGGTGGCAAAAATTCAAGGCGGTTGGACCGATTTTGATCGTGTCATTGCGACCCCTGACATGATGGGGCTGGTGGGGCGGTTGGGAAAGGTGCTTGGGCCACGGGGATTGATGCCGAACCCCAAGACCGGGACCGTGACTTTTGACATTCAGCAGGCGGTTGATCAGATCAAGGCGGGTAAGGTTGATTTCCGTGTTGATAAAGGTGGGATAGTGCATGCGCCGATCGGCAAGCTCAGTTTTTCTGCCGATGATCTGGCTGAAAATTTTAAGGAATTGATGTCGGCGCTAGTGAAGATGAAGCCCGCCACCAGCAAAGGTACTTATGTTCAGAGTGTTGCCCTGTCGAGCACGATGGGTGTGGGAATCAAAATCGCGTATTCGCCTAATTAACGGAAAGGGACCGTTGTGCCAACGCCAGCTAAGAAAGAATCGATCGATAGCCTGAATAAAGTGTTCGCGTCCGCGAAATCAGCGTTGCTGACAAACTATCAGGGGATACCGGCAACAGAAATGACCCGGCTGCGTCGTCATTTAAAGGACCGTCAGCTGGATTTCTGGGTTATCAAAAATACCTTTGCGCAGAAAGCTGCAAAGGGAACGGATTTCGAAGGTCAGGAAGAAAGTTTCAAGGGGCCCATGTCACTTCTGGTCAGTTATGACGATGTCGTGGCCCCGGCTAAAGCGTTAAAGGATTTTAAAAAAGAGGGTGCCGAGAAAATACCAGAAGTGTTGTTTGGTGTCGTTGAAGGCAAGCCGGTCAGTGCGGACCAGGTGAAAGCGCTGGCGGATCTGCCCTCTAAAGAACAGCTTATTTCGCAGATGTTGTCAGTTATGCAGGGGCCAACTCGAAACTTTGTCGGTGTGCTCTCTGGTGTGACCCGTGATTTTGTCGGCGTGTTGTCTGCGATCAAGGATAAAAAAGAAAGCGGCGCGTGAGCCGCAGTGCAATAAATTATTCAATACCGGATAGAAAACGAACAATCCCATTTGCTTGAAAGGAGTTCCCGATGGCCGTCACGAAAGAAGACGTCATTACTTTTATTGACAGTATGTCCGTCCTTGAGATGTCTGAGTTTGTCAAGGAATTGGAAGATAAATACGGTGTAACTGCAGCTGCGCCCATGGCAATGATGGCGCCAGGCGGCGGTGGAGACGCTGGTGGTGGTGAAGAGAAGACTGAATTTGATGTTGTCCTTACCGCTGGTGGTGACAAGAAAATCCAGGTGATCAAAGTGGTTCGTGAGATCACAAGTCTGGGGCTTAAAGATGCTAAAGATCTTGTAGATAGCGCTCCAAAGCCAATCAAGGAAGCTGTAAAAAAAGAAGAAGCGGAAGAAATCAAAAAGAAAATCGAGGAGGTTGGCGGTACCGTCGAGATCAAGTGACCGTGAAGTGTGGTTCCCGTCTGCGCCGTTCCGGCGCGGACGTTCCTTCAATTTCACCTTACTGAGACGAAACCGCTATGTCGAAAACGACCCAAATCGAACGTGGAAGCATTGACCCCCGTACGAGGCTCAACTTTTCCCGTATTCCGACGGTCATTGGCATCCCCAACCTGATAGAGATCCAGAAGAAATCCTTCGAACATTTCCTTCAGCTTGAAGTTGCTCCCCTGAAAAGAAAACTACAGGGGCTTGAAGAAGTTTTCCAGGATATTTTCCCCATTTCCGACCTGAATGTTAACGCTCGTATCGAATACGTTGGGTACGAGGTGGGTATTTGGGAAACCTCCCAGGGGGAGTACAAGGACCTCGGGGGTGTCGGTGTCATTGACGAGGAAACCGGCGAAGAAGTTCATTATAAAGAAAAATTCAAGCTCAGCGAATGTCGCCAAAAAGGGCTGACTTATTCAGACCCCATTAAGATCATGGTCCGGATGGTGCTCTATGATAAGGAGCGTCTGGACCTCAATGCCCGTTTGCTGAAAGAACTTCCCGGTAGGACTATTGTCGAGGAAGTTAAGCATCCCGAGACCGGTAAGGTGCTCATCCCGGGGCGTGTGGAAGTGACCGACGAAATTGTCAACACGCTTAAGGAAGCCAAAGTGCCATCGGTGGTCGTCAATTCT contains:
- the rpmG gene encoding 50S ribosomal protein L33, which encodes MRDIIQLACGECKRRNYSTTKNKKKTTSRLEFSKFCRFCRKHTPHKETK
- a CDS encoding PDZ domain-containing protein, with product MKVLLAVLTFCLFVASCSVTMANDEQSFQKLPNWRKPEISNLNNKEKSDQLLGISVSFDDSLESSYQPRAWLGVSIGPASSATDPDLFALKVLKVFPQSPAEQAGFQTGDLIVGLQGEKLSKGSFDSLSHQFRKQISEVKVGGSVRLQVERNKKPFSLKIQLEARPEIRTALDSKVKEANSVDKEGKSLLSHLLNSSGKLSEFNKNLRAFGQRADEVVSTAVKGETFNPFRLNLITSLIHRPLALPAVGDSLIGDLYSAWQENQLNLSHLIEQGSESLDYTLPAENTISENSPQTFTQYLDRLVKKLTDVQKRYRKVIGNLSPNEITRLENWFQKWMASLDREEEELTPKQKEKSETLTLDLLAIALKVDVQGILALAQELAEVLDIPRIQKLANTRSQTIHYPEGWTADPQKDRTLFHTPAGLVVIGNEGSNVYRDDAVLILDLGGNDIYRNHAGGARPGLPFSIVIDLAGNDRYLSDESFSQGAGFLGVGFLIDLEGDDFYQAGALAQGNGIFGSGLLVDLEGRDHYRCQAFCQASAAWGIGMLIDEKGYDAYSTDLYAQGFGFVKGFGALLDRAGNDHYFAGGRVKDFRQPDKATQSMAQGFGLGLRPWESVAGASGGIGILSDAGGNDVYAADYFAQGSSYWLALGILHDASGHDQYIAGRYAQGAGVHYSLGLLTDNEGDDQYSAHFGVSQGCGHDFAAGFLMDYEGDDRYLSGVLAQGVGNANGLGMLVDTGGRDEYFVKSEGQGRGHFEPLREMGSFGFLIDTGGGEDQYSAGAVNDQSVVNNKFGFTADIN
- a CDS encoding HD domain-containing protein, translated to MKKKSSFRLIDKEFLNRKDNQAFSIYVKEKLGGGEKFVLFADHSKQHQNKIKMLLSTGCLEQKIYIHVDDRNAYFKQMSQHLKVLSQKNLISRKMATKKLFLAARELVGDIYEEGPSKIMGDTANVVVTTMRGLFSESDVKFETMAKQVANDITSYTHSVNVAFYSLAYGTHVGLKPTELHSLGIGALFHDIGLFSVPKEVISKEGLYHDFGVLPSLSANKNLNQEDVLHLKNHPIEGKKLLAKLNRYPDSVLDIVEQHHESWDGSGYPKKLVGKQISPLARICKIADSFDTLRNPRTYRPKNYSPFETLNIMVNDLKGQFEPGVLKTFIQIMGSS
- a CDS encoding amidohydrolase family protein; translated protein: MKRILFGQLVTMAEEPDAPPLENGELLIDGENIVAINSQPSESFSGETIDLSDSLILPGFVNAHCHLSLSGLKGKIPQGLKFVNWIRQVVKLNTALPFTERAREMQIAAQEMLASGVTTLVDYFSHPELLPEYAQLPFRQVLLYEVLGFQKSKAEENVRRVESLLKEHTGHDGKIQLGLAPHAPYSVAPELYEKLIELAEKYQCLWSCHVAEVAEEQEFLETGKGPFRDLLEERGVWEETWNPPGVSPVKYLDEMDVLENMQAVHLNKMDEQDIHLLKRNNASAVFCPGSTRWFGRARYIPVRELLDAGIPVGLGTDSYASNDGLNFLREIRLAGAMLPDVSRAEILWMATVGGALASGISGGELVMGARADLIVFRLKNKSRIWWDTIFDQIGEGPDRVFMAGSA
- the lpxK gene encoding tetraacyldisaccharide 4'-kinase is translated as MSLESLFHQVTSPKRSFYLAPMYWILCWVSWAYALVQKIRARCYARGLMPSKKLNVPVVSVGNLTLGGTGKTPTVLWLAGVLEKMGRKPAILSRGYGGEAQDNINVVSDGKSLLLDPASGGDEPVMLARRLLTVPVLSGRRRHPLGVHAEQEFGANVMILDDGYQHLALQRDLNILLIDHRSPLGNGQVFPAGMLREPYGDAAHRADAVIVTRSREGEPDLDVKKLLGIDRPVMKTRMVPGRLVNLEDGEAIDWPGFQNKSVAAFCGIAQPQDFFETLIGAGIEVVVKQEFPDHFDYQGPYLDELMEAAQSKGAAAVLTTEKDAVKLEGRTFPLPVWYMEMRIEFVEGEEELLELIKGLVHG
- a CDS encoding response regulator — translated: MTDPQTILIVDDEKQNVKLLNAFLRPMGYRLLIANNGREAIDVVKHEDIDLIILDINMPVLSGIEVCKILKNDPKYQLIPIILVSALNGQEVRIEGIDVGAIEFISKPVDLKELEVRVKSSLKLKKLTDHLESAEEVLIALAAAVAARDDYTGEHVDRVTATALAIGKSMNLSPEDLEGLRKGARLHDVGKIGIPDKILLKPGKLDDEEFNTIKQHSRIGYDLCRGLKTIGKGLDLVLMHHEKLDGSGYPRGLLGKDICLPVRILTVADIFDALTSTRAYRNSLSLEQSFEILFKQVEENKIDGDVFGTLRSLCEKGAEFCLAS
- a CDS encoding isoprenylcysteine carboxylmethyltransferase family protein, producing the protein MKELALNILVPSLYPLGLAVLWLGPLHFGFGHDAIVIVGLVSGLSGIIIWITSMLHLGKSFAVLPGSNQLVKRGIYSRLRHPIYLGINMTFLGMTLCAGSSWGLAYVVGIILPLNFIRARLEDRALETRFGDSYNEWKKTTWF